A genomic region of Pogoniulus pusillus isolate bPogPus1 chromosome 35, bPogPus1.pri, whole genome shotgun sequence contains the following coding sequences:
- the PBX3 gene encoding pre-B-cell leukemia transcription factor 3 isoform X3 — protein MKPALFSVLCEIKEKTGLSIRGAQEEDPPDPQLMRLDNMLLAEGVSGPEKGGGSAAAAAAAAASGGSSDNSIEHSDYRAKLTQIRQIYHTELEKYEQACNEFTTHVMNLLREQSRTRPISPKEIERMVGIIHRKFSSIQMQLKQSTCEAVMILRSRFLDARRKRRNFSKQATEILNEYFYSHLSNPYPSEEAKEELAKKCSITVSQVSNWFGNKRIRYKKNIGKFQEEANLYAAKTAVTAAHAVAAAVQNNQTNSPTTPNSGSSGSFNLPNSGDMFMNMQSLNGDSYQGSQVGANVQSQVDTLRHVINQTGGYSDGLGGNSLYSPHNLNANGGWQDATTPSSVTSPTEGPGSVHSDTSN, from the exons GTTTGAGCATCCGAGGAGCCCAGGAGGAAGACCCTCCCGATCCCCAGCTAATGAGACTAGACAATATGCTTCTGGCAGAAGGAGTCTCAGGTCCGGAGAAAGGTGGGGGATCggcggcagcagctgcagccgcAGCAGCCTCTGGAGGGTCTTCAGATAACTCTATTGAACACTCAGATTACAGAGCCAAATTGACCCAGATCAGACAAATCTATCACACAGAGCTGGAGAAATATGAACAG GCATGTAATGAATTTACCACACATGTGATGAACCTTCTCAGAGAACAGAGCCGGACACGTCCCATTTCTCCCAAGGAGATTGAAAGGATGGTGGGCATCATTCATCGAAAATTCAGCTCCATCCAGATGCAGCTCAAACAAAGTACTTGTGAAGCAGTAATGATTTTAAGGTCAAGGTTCCTTGATGCCAG ACGGAAAAGGCGTAACTTCAGTAAACAAGCCACAGAAATCTTGAATGAGTATTTTTACTCCCACCTCAGTAATCCCTACCCCAGTGAAGAAGCCAAAGAAGAGCTGGCAAAGAAatgcagcatcacagtatcacag GTGTCCAATTGGTTTGGAAATAAGAGAATCAGGTACAAGAAGAACATTGGGAAGTTCCAGGAAGAAGCCAATCTCTACGCGGCAAAGACGGCTGTGACTGCAGCGCACGCCGTGGCCGCGGCCGTCCAGAACAACCAGACAAACTCCCCCACCACACCAAACTCTG GTTCTTCTGGTTCTTTTAACCTCCCAAATTCTGGGGACATGTTCATGAACATGCAGAGTCTGAATGGGGATTCTTACCAGGGGTCCCAAGTCGGAGCCAATGTGCAGTCACAG GTGGATACCCTGCGTCATGTTATCAATCAGACGGGAGGATACAGTGATGGCTTGGGAGGAAATTCACTGTACAGTCCACATAATTTAAAT gCTAATGGAGGCTGGCAGGACGCAACTACTCCATCTTCTGTGACTTCCCCTACAGAAGGGCCGGGAAGTGTGCACTCTGATACCTCTAACTAA